A portion of the Desulfobacterales bacterium genome contains these proteins:
- a CDS encoding ABC transporter ATP-binding protein produces the protein MDSVKNTKAVVVENLERRFGSFIAVNRVSFDVARGEIFGFLGPNGAGKSTTIRMLCGLLAPTGGSGIVAGFDIRTQSEEIKANIGYMSQKFSLYDDLTVEENINFYSGIYRISREKKKDRKEWVIEMAGLTEHRHSRTSILSGGWKQRLALGCAVLHEPPIIFLDEPTSGVDPISRRQFWNLIYELSGKGVTIFVTTHYMEEAEYCDRLGLIYRGELIAIGTPEVLKTEQMHDDVLEVQCPRPQEAMDLIARLPDVKEVALFGKRLHVVTASHGKALQSIHTTLSEQGYPIEKVERIVPSMEDVFVSLIESRDRAEQPQEEVRR, from the coding sequence ATGGATAGCGTGAAAAACACTAAAGCGGTCGTGGTCGAAAATCTGGAGCGGCGTTTCGGCAGCTTCATCGCGGTCAATCGGGTGAGTTTCGATGTGGCCAGGGGGGAGATCTTCGGTTTCCTCGGCCCCAACGGCGCCGGCAAATCCACCACGATCCGAATGCTCTGCGGCCTTCTCGCTCCCACCGGCGGCTCTGGCATCGTGGCGGGTTTTGACATCCGCACTCAGTCCGAAGAAATCAAGGCGAACATCGGTTACATGAGTCAAAAGTTCTCCCTTTACGACGATTTGACAGTTGAGGAAAACATCAACTTTTACAGTGGCATTTATCGGATTTCTCGGGAAAAGAAAAAGGATCGCAAAGAATGGGTGATCGAAATGGCCGGGTTGACGGAACACCGCCACTCTCGCACGTCAATCCTTTCGGGCGGTTGGAAACAGCGCCTGGCACTCGGTTGCGCGGTGCTGCACGAGCCCCCCATTATTTTTCTCGATGAGCCCACTTCGGGTGTCGACCCCATCAGTCGCCGACAGTTCTGGAATTTGATTTACGAACTTTCCGGTAAAGGGGTAACCATCTTTGTCACGACGCATTACATGGAGGAAGCGGAGTATTGTGACCGGTTGGGGTTGATTTACCGCGGTGAATTGATCGCCATTGGCACCCCGGAAGTTCTAAAGACGGAGCAGATGCACGATGATGTGCTGGAAGTTCAATGCCCACGGCCGCAAGAAGCCATGGATCTGATTGCCAGGTTACCCGATGTCAAAGAGGTCGCTCTTTTCGGAAAAAGACTTCATGTGGTGACCGCATCGCATGGAAAAGCGCTCCAATCGATTCATACGACCCTTTCCGAGCAAGGCTATCCCATAGAAAAGGTTGAGCGCATTGTACCTTCAATGGAAGATGTCTTTGTCTCCCTGATTGAAAGCAGGGACCGGGCTGAACAACCTCAAGAAGAGGTGCGGCGATGA
- a CDS encoding ABC transporter permease translates to MNTLRIWAISRKEFIHIIRDPRSLGMSIAIPMLLLLLFGYALTLDVDDVPMVVWDQEGSQVSREFVSRFTGSPYFSLQAYVTNYRELERAVDSGRALAALVIPTGFAGKIDSGREAPVQLIVDGSDSNTATIAMGYADVLAMVYSQDVALDKIRRMGGIKLALPLDVRPRVWFNPDLESKNYIIPGLIAVIMMVIAALLTSLTVAREWERGTMEQLISTPVKGQELILGKLLPYFAIGMFDVLLAVLMGEFLFQVPLRGNIALLFAMAAIFLAGALSLGMVISVVTKSQLLASQLAMVMTFLPAFLLSGFMYAISNMPKAIQLLTYLIPARYFVALLKGIYLKGIGLQVLFIEAGLLAIFGVMMIILANVKFKKKLV, encoded by the coding sequence ATGAACACACTTCGAATATGGGCGATATCCCGCAAAGAGTTCATACACATCATCCGAGATCCTCGCAGCCTGGGTATGTCGATTGCCATCCCCATGCTGCTTCTCCTGCTTTTTGGTTACGCGCTGACCCTGGACGTGGATGATGTCCCCATGGTGGTCTGGGACCAGGAGGGTTCGCAGGTGAGCCGAGAGTTTGTCAGCCGCTTCACAGGCTCGCCTTACTTTTCGTTGCAGGCGTATGTTACGAATTATCGGGAGCTTGAACGCGCTGTCGACTCAGGCAGGGCACTTGCAGCCCTGGTCATCCCCACGGGTTTCGCTGGAAAAATTGATTCGGGCCGGGAAGCACCCGTACAACTGATCGTTGACGGCAGTGATTCAAACACGGCTACAATTGCCATGGGGTATGCCGATGTTTTGGCGATGGTCTACTCGCAGGATGTTGCCCTCGACAAGATTCGCCGCATGGGAGGAATCAAACTGGCATTGCCTTTAGATGTGCGGCCGCGGGTCTGGTTTAACCCGGACCTGGAGTCAAAGAATTATATCATCCCCGGCCTGATCGCAGTCATCATGATGGTCATTGCAGCCCTGCTGACGTCTCTTACCGTGGCGCGTGAATGGGAGCGCGGCACCATGGAACAACTGATTTCAACACCTGTAAAAGGCCAGGAACTGATACTGGGCAAGCTTCTGCCGTATTTCGCCATTGGCATGTTTGACGTCCTGCTGGCGGTGCTCATGGGCGAGTTTCTTTTCCAGGTGCCGCTTCGGGGAAACATCGCGCTTCTTTTTGCCATGGCCGCGATTTTCCTTGCCGGTGCGCTTTCGCTGGGCATGGTGATCAGCGTTGTCACCAAGAGTCAGTTGCTGGCCAGTCAGCTGGCCATGGTGATGACTTTCCTCCCGGCGTTTCTTCTGTCCGGGTTCATGTACGCGATCAGCAACATGCCAAAAGCCATCCAGTTGCTCACCTATCTGATTCCAGCCCGGTACTTTGTGGCCCTGCTCAAAGGTATTTATCTGAAAGGCATCGGCTTGCAGGTTCTTTTCATTGAAGCCGGCCTGCTGGCGATATTCGGGGTCATGATGATCATCCTGGCAAATGTAAAATTCAAAAAGAAACTGGTGTAA
- a CDS encoding ABC transporter permease, whose product MLIKEFIQIFRDPRMKGVIFLMPIIQLLVFGYAVTTDVKHVATAVVDLDNSVASRDLIARFVESGYFDIVAYATNPDPVRELVDRGHVRAVLQMNKGFEDDLRAGRTAILQIIVDGTDSNTAGIVLNYSAKITGAFSQKILATRFSRLKGLALKPATIKLQTRAWFNENLESRNFYVPGVIAIIVMLITLMLTSMAVVREKEIGTMEQIMVTPITPVEFILGKTIPFALIGFADVVLITVLGVFWFEVPIRGSLLMLFVATALYLMTTLGVGLLISTVSETQQQAMMSTFFFYFPAVLLSGFMFPIANMPAMIQWLTYLNPLRYFLVIVRGIFLKGVGLGVLWPQMAALAVMGMVILWLASKRFQKTLA is encoded by the coding sequence ATGCTGATCAAAGAGTTCATCCAGATTTTCCGGGATCCGCGGATGAAAGGCGTCATTTTTCTGATGCCCATCATCCAGCTGCTGGTTTTCGGCTATGCGGTTACCACCGATGTCAAGCATGTGGCGACCGCAGTGGTTGACCTGGACAACAGCGTGGCCAGTCGTGATCTCATTGCGCGTTTCGTGGAGTCAGGATATTTCGATATTGTGGCCTACGCCACGAATCCAGACCCTGTTCGCGAACTGGTGGATCGCGGACATGTCCGTGCGGTTTTACAAATGAACAAGGGGTTTGAGGACGACTTGAGGGCCGGGCGGACCGCGATCCTTCAGATTATCGTTGACGGCACAGATTCGAACACAGCCGGAATCGTGCTTAACTACAGCGCCAAGATCACAGGTGCGTTTTCACAAAAGATATTGGCCACAAGATTCAGCCGCCTCAAAGGATTGGCCTTAAAGCCTGCCACCATAAAACTTCAGACGAGAGCGTGGTTCAATGAAAACCTGGAGAGCCGTAATTTCTATGTTCCGGGGGTCATCGCGATCATTGTCATGCTCATTACCCTGATGCTTACCAGCATGGCCGTCGTACGTGAAAAGGAGATCGGCACCATGGAACAAATCATGGTAACTCCCATCACACCTGTCGAGTTCATTCTCGGCAAGACGATTCCGTTCGCGCTCATCGGTTTTGCCGACGTTGTCCTCATCACGGTACTGGGTGTTTTCTGGTTCGAGGTGCCGATTCGCGGCAGCCTTCTGATGCTTTTTGTCGCCACGGCTTTGTACCTGATGACCACACTGGGCGTGGGGCTTCTAATCTCCACTGTCAGCGAGACGCAACAGCAGGCGATGATGAGCACTTTTTTCTTTTATTTTCCGGCGGTGCTGCTGTCCGGGTTTATGTTTCCAATAGCGAACATGCCTGCGATGATCCAGTGGCTGACCTATTTGAACCCATTGCGGTACTTTCTTGTCATCGTTCGGGGCATCTTTCTCAAAGGGGTTGGACTGGGTGTTCTTTGGCCGCAGATGGCCGCCTTGGCGGTGATGGGAATGGTCATTTTGTGGCTGGCTTCAAAAAGATTTCAAAAAACATTGGCTTGA
- a CDS encoding ABC transporter ATP-binding protein yields the protein MMDAIRTENLTKVFDSFTAVDHLSLSVTDGEIFGLVGPDGAGKTTTMRLLTAIMDPTAGEGWVSGHHTVREAEAIKEEIGYMSQRFGLYPDLTVMENIDFYADIYGVPRKGRAEKIDRLLSFSNLTPFKKRHAGNLSGGMKQKLGLVCALIHTPKVLFLDEPTNGVDPVSRRDFWRILYQLLREKVTIFVSTAYLDEAERCSRVGLIHKGKLLAVGTPDELKRLMRGTILEVRAAIPRRATVVLRKELGADAVSLFGDKVHVVTAAPEKTARDVERILGGEGLEFIGVRPIEPALEDVFVSVLGAEKEDSAHG from the coding sequence ATGATGGATGCCATCCGAACCGAGAACCTGACCAAGGTCTTTGACAGTTTCACCGCGGTTGACCATCTTAGTTTATCAGTAACTGATGGGGAGATTTTTGGTCTCGTCGGCCCGGACGGCGCGGGCAAGACGACGACTATGCGGCTGCTGACCGCCATCATGGATCCCACCGCGGGCGAGGGATGGGTCTCCGGCCACCACACGGTGCGCGAGGCAGAGGCGATCAAGGAGGAAATCGGGTACATGAGCCAGCGTTTTGGTTTGTATCCGGATCTGACTGTCATGGAAAATATCGATTTTTATGCGGATATTTATGGCGTGCCGCGCAAGGGCCGGGCGGAAAAAATTGATCGGCTGTTATCTTTCAGCAACCTGACGCCCTTTAAGAAGCGCCACGCCGGAAATCTGTCCGGCGGGATGAAACAAAAACTGGGACTGGTCTGCGCCTTGATTCATACACCAAAGGTATTGTTTCTCGATGAACCCACCAACGGCGTGGACCCGGTTTCGCGGCGCGATTTCTGGCGCATTCTCTACCAGCTCCTGAGGGAAAAGGTCACCATCTTTGTTTCCACGGCCTACCTGGATGAGGCTGAGCGTTGCAGTCGTGTCGGACTTATCCACAAGGGCAAGCTGCTTGCCGTGGGGACGCCGGACGAATTGAAGCGCTTGATGCGAGGCACGATTCTGGAAGTTCGCGCCGCCATACCCCGTCGCGCCACGGTTGTTCTTCGGAAAGAACTTGGCGCTGACGCGGTCAGCCTCTTCGGTGACAAGGTTCATGTGGTGACTGCCGCGCCGGAAAAAACGGCCCGCGATGTTGAACGGATTCTTGGCGGAGAAGGGCTTGAATTTATCGGTGTGCGGCCGATTGAACCCGCACTGGAGGATGTGTTTGTCTCGGTCCTTGGGGCTGAGAAGGAGGACAGCGCCCATGGATAG
- a CDS encoding TolC family protein — MIIISRWLWAIIPLLAVTATGCAMIDPPRTARIEDYMVHSSLEKEDKSAPGVPAQADLIDETMMKKRPLTLATCVRIALDKNPARRAAQEGVAAARESVGMAKAPYYPTVGLDAAYRRWETHAFLPEGLSGMGKPSVIGPTDDWSSGLRASYLLFDSGRRAAQLRIALSRQGLAEEEEASIRQDIAMAVHQAFFSLISTTEAQVVAGQNRTRAEDHLRLTKERWEAGAVPKADVIRAQVEVADAKLQLVRSDSAISLARGSLNTAMGLSVEMTVALDVENRNMESPDKIDVTGVLNQAVECRPELKAALHRIEASRNSIDVAKSAFGPTITANGGYGYRDSEFLPEDKDWSAGVGIALPLFEGFKRGHDVSRAKHELAKAEAEIRYLVLKVREEVWGAQTKLKEAHEATQASEAVVRDARESMRMTRERYGAGAATATDLLDAQTTLARAEYVLVEARWSYFSARAALDRAMGTILDNGD, encoded by the coding sequence ATGATCATAATATCTCGATGGCTCTGGGCCATAATACCCTTATTAGCCGTTACGGCCACCGGTTGCGCTATGATCGATCCTCCTCGTACAGCACGAATTGAGGATTATATGGTCCATTCCAGCCTTGAGAAGGAAGATAAGTCAGCTCCTGGTGTACCGGCCCAGGCGGACCTGATCGATGAAACCATGATGAAGAAACGGCCATTGACACTTGCGACATGCGTCCGAATTGCACTTGATAAAAATCCTGCCCGCCGGGCGGCCCAAGAGGGCGTCGCCGCCGCGCGTGAAAGCGTCGGCATGGCCAAGGCCCCATATTACCCGACCGTGGGTCTTGATGCTGCTTATCGTCGCTGGGAAACCCATGCCTTTCTGCCCGAGGGATTATCAGGCATGGGAAAACCTTCTGTGATCGGACCCACCGATGACTGGTCCTCCGGTCTGCGCGCAAGCTACCTGCTTTTTGACAGCGGCAGGCGTGCGGCCCAATTACGAATCGCGTTGTCCAGGCAAGGCCTGGCCGAAGAGGAAGAAGCGAGTATCCGGCAGGATATTGCCATGGCTGTTCATCAGGCATTCTTCAGTTTGATATCAACCACGGAAGCACAAGTGGTTGCCGGGCAAAACAGAACGCGGGCAGAGGATCATTTGAGGTTAACGAAAGAGCGCTGGGAGGCAGGCGCGGTGCCTAAAGCAGACGTTATTCGCGCCCAGGTCGAGGTTGCCGATGCAAAGCTGCAACTGGTGAGATCCGATAGCGCGATCAGCCTTGCGCGCGGAAGCCTCAACACCGCCATGGGACTTTCGGTGGAAATGACGGTTGCTTTAGATGTTGAAAATAGAAATATGGAGTCACCTGACAAGATTGACGTTACTGGAGTACTCAATCAGGCTGTTGAGTGCCGTCCTGAGTTGAAGGCCGCACTTCATCGAATCGAAGCCAGCCGCAATTCAATCGATGTCGCTAAAAGCGCTTTTGGCCCCACCATAACCGCCAACGGAGGCTATGGGTATCGAGATTCTGAATTTTTGCCGGAGGATAAGGATTGGTCTGCGGGAGTCGGTATTGCGCTGCCATTGTTCGAAGGCTTCAAGCGCGGCCACGATGTGTCGAGGGCAAAACACGAATTGGCAAAAGCGGAGGCCGAGATTCGGTATCTGGTTCTTAAAGTGAGGGAAGAGGTCTGGGGCGCTCAGACGAAACTTAAGGAGGCCCATGAAGCCACTCAGGCTTCTGAGGCGGTGGTCCGGGACGCCAGAGAAAGCATGCGTATGACCCGGGAGCGGTATGGGGCCGGGGCGGCAACGGCAACGGATCTTTTGGATGCACAAACAACCCTGGCGCGAGCCGAATATGTGCTGGTGGAAGCGCGCTGGAGTTATTTTTCTGCTCGCGCTGCCCTTGATCGAGCGATGGGAACAATTCTTGATAATGGCGACTGA